A window of Kribbella sp. NBC_00382 genomic DNA:
CGGCCACCAGTGCCTGGTCCACGACTGCACGATCGGCGAGCAGGCCCTGATCGGCAATGGGGCGATCGTGCTCGACGGCGCTGTCGTCGGTGCGCGGACTCTCGTCGCCGCCGGCGCTACTGTCACCCCTGGCTCGGTTATCCCGCCGGAATCCGTTGCCCTCGGCAGCCCGGCCAAGAAGATCATTCCGCTGGAGGGCAACGCGAAGCTCTTCGTCGACCACAACGCGACCATCTACCACGAGCTGGCCAAGCGTCACGCCGCCTCCGTCGAGCAGGTCGGCTAGGCCTGGTAGACCTCGGTGATCAGGGCGACCGCGTCCTGAGTCGCCGGGTGCGGGTCGTGGCGCGGCCAGATCACCCGTACCGCGACCGGCGGCGCATCCCGGAGCGGACGGAAGACGACTCCCGCTCGCCCGTACTGCGTGGCGGTGCTTTCCGGAGTGATGCTCACGACGCCGCCGGCCGCGATCCTGGCCAGGCAGTCGTCAACGTCGGCGGTGTCCTCGAGCTTGGGCTGGCCGCCGGCCGGCCAGAGGTCGGCTGTCGTAGTACCGGTTCTGCGGTCGCACAGCACCGTGCGGGCGCGGACCTCGTCGAGCTTGATCGAGCGGCGACGGGCCCACGGATCGTCGACGGCCATCGCGACGAAGCGATGCTCGAGGCCGACCTCGGTGACCGCGAAGTGCTTCTCGTCAGGCGGCGTTCGGACGACGGCGAGATCGCAGGCGCCCTCGGCCAGACCGCCGCTCGCAGTGTTGGTGCGGACCAGCAACAGGTCGACGTCGGGATGGAGCTCGGCCCAGCGACGCTGGAAGGTCGCGGTGTGCCGGCCGAGCGCCGACCAGGCATGGCCGACCCGGAGGCGGGCGTGGCCGGAGGTCGCTTCGCGGACCAGTTCGTTCATCTCCGCCAGTAGTCGACGGGCGCGCGGTACGAGCTGAGCGGCGGTCGGAGTGAGGGCGATCGTCCGGCTGGTCCGATGCAGCAGCCGCACCTTCAACGTCTGCTCCAACGCGGCCAGCGTCCGCGAGACGGCTGCCTGCGAGACGCCGAGATCCAGGGCGGCATCGGTGAAGCTACCGGCATCCACGATCGCCACCAGCACCCGCAACTGCTTCAGCTCGACATCCATGCCGCTAGCGTATAGATGGTTAGAAGATGCATTTTGCGTATTGCTTGCTCAGGCACATCCTGCCGGTATGACAGTTGAGGCAACCGTCCGCCCGGTGGCCGTAGCGCCCGACTCAGGTAGGGCCAGCGGGGTGCTCATGATGCTCAGCAGCGCCTTGTCCAACCAAGTTGGCGCAGCGACCGGATCGCTGGCCTTCCCAGCGCTGGGACCGGCCGGTGTGGTCGCGGTCCGCCAATGGGTGGCGGCCGTTCTGCTGGTCGGCATCACCCGCCCACCCTTCCGTTCCTTCACCCGCCGAGAGTGGTTGCCCGTACTCGGGTTGGCCGCCGTCTACGCGGTCATGAACCTCACCCTCTACACAGCGATCGACCGAATCGGCCTCGGCCTCGCGGTCACGCTGGAATTCCTCGGCCCGTTGGCGATCGCGCTGACCGCATCCCGTCGCAAGCTCGATCTCCTCTGCGCGCTCGTCGCCGGCGCGGCAGTAGCCGTCCTCATGAGACCCCAACCAACCACCGACTACCTGGGCCTGGCCCTCGGCCTCGTCGCCGCGGCCTGCTGGGCGGCGTACATCCTCCTCAACCGCACCCTGGGCACCCGACTCCCGTCAGCTCAGGGCGCCGCCGCCGCATCCACGGTCTCCGCTCTGGTGTACCTGCCGGTCGGCCTGTGGATCTTCCTCCACCATCAGCCTTCGCTCCGGTACGTCGCCTACGCGGTAGCGGCCGGCGTCCTCTCCTCAGCTGTCCCGTTCCTGGTCGACCTCGTCGCACTGCGCCGGGTCCCGGCCGGCTTCTTCGGCCTCTTCATGAGCGCCAACCCGCTGCTCGCAGTACTGGTCGGCTGGGTCGTGCTCGGCCAGACCCTCGGCCTGGTCGAGTGGCTCGCGATCGCCGCGATCGTCGCCGCCAACTCGGCCAGCGTCCTACGCGGACGGTTCCTCGAGTAGTACCAGCGGGATCTCTCGCGCCGTCCTGGTCTGGTACCCGGCGTAGTTCTTGTGGTCGGCAACGACCAGCGGCCAGAGACGGTCGCGCTCTTCCGGCGTCGCCGCTCTGGCGTGCATCCGCTGGGTCGGTGCGCCCTGAAAACTGACTTCCACCTCGGGGTTGTCGCGGAGATTGAGGAACCAGGCCGGATGGGTGTCGTCCCCACCCCGCGAGGCCACGACAACGAGAGTCGAGCCCTCCTGGATCGGCGAGGTGAGCATCACCGACCGCGGCTGGCCCGACTTACGGCCGACCGTGGTCAGCCGCAGTACGGGCATGTCCAACGCTCGCCACCCGACCTTGCCCCCGGTGAGTTTGAGGAAAACGCGGTGGACCGCGTTCATGGCTTTGAGAGAGAAGTCGCTGGGCATGTCAGCTCCGATGGTTGGGGGCGAACCGAAGATAAGGGTGGCATAAGGGAAATCCTTGATGCGCGCAATAGGTGTGATCGGGTTGAATCTGAGGAGTAGTGACGTCACTGCGTGAGCGGGCCGGGGATCGACCTCCGGGGGCGGAAGGTTCGAGCTCCGGCCCGCATTAACGCAATCGATATCCCACGCCGGGAACGGTCTCGATCAGGCCGGGCGGGCCGAGTTTTCGGCGCAGTGTCATCATCGTGACACGGACGGCATTCGTGAACGGATCGGCATTCTCGTCCCAGGCCTTCTCGAGCAGTTCCTCGGCGCTGACCACGACGCCGTCGGCGCGCATCAGGACGTCCAGTACGGCGAACTCCTTCGGCGACAGTTGGAGGAACCGGCCCTCGCGGCTGGCCTGGTGCCGGGGGAGGTCGAGCACGACGCCCTGCCATCGTCGTACCGGTGGAACCGCGCGTACCGACCGGCGGCCGAGAGCCTGGATCCTCGCCACCAGCTCAACCGTCTCGAACGGCCGGGACAGCACGTCATCGGCGCCGATCGCGAGGCCTTCGACCCGGTCCTTTGCCTCGGTCGAGTGGGTCAGCAAGAGGAGACGCGGTCCCTCCCCGGACGCGACCACCTTCCGGACCAGCTCGTCGGCGGGAACGGACGGCAGGTCGGCGTCGAGGACCACGACGTCGTAGTCGTGCAGCCCGATGCGTTCGAGCGCGCCGCCACCTTCGTGGCAGACGTCGACCGCCATCGACAGCCGGCGCAGTTCACGAGCGGTGGCGGCCACGAACGACTGGTCCACCCCTGCAATCAGTACTCGCACCGATAAAGCTCCCCCAGTTCCATATCCCCGAGTATCACCGAATTCCGGCCGCCCCGGGTCGCGTCTCAGCGCGCCACCTGGCGGTATACAAAATCACAGTGACGCAGAACACAGGAAATCATTGACGCATTAATCAAAGAATGAAAGAAGACATCAGACCTCATGCTCAGTGGTTTGTTCTAATTGCCGCAGCGCGGCCAGTACCGTGAGCACAGCGGGCCGCGGCGGCGCATCCCGGCGTACGACGGCAGTGATCGACCGCGTCACCGGTACGACGAGACCCGTCGGCCGGTCCGCTCGAGCAGCTTGGTGTGGGTCTCGAGCCGGTGCGGAAATGTGTGCTGGACGCGATGTTTCTTCGGACCCTAGCGTCGGGGGCATGGACCAGCATCTTGTGCGCTACCTGGGTCCCGGCGCCTTCAGCCCGGATCTGATCGACCATGCGGCCGGCAGCTTCCTGTTCACCGAGGACGGCCGCCGGATCCTCGACTTCACCTCCGGGCAGATGAGCGCGATCCTCGGGCATTCGCACCCGGACATCGTCGCCACCGTCCGGCGCCAGATCGGCGAGCTCGACCATCTGTTCAGCGGGATGCGCCTACGTCACCAGGCAACTTCGCCATCCCGGTGCCCGTCGGCAAGGTTGGGCCGCTCGACTGGCAACAGCAACTGGACCTCGGGTTCGAGCTGATCGACGCGCAGTCCGTCGGCAGCCTCGCCGCGTGCATCGTGGAGCCGATCCTCAGCTCCGGCGGCATCCTCGAACCACCGGTCGGGTACCTCGCCGCGCTGCAGCAGAAGTGTCGCGAGCGGGGAATGCTGCTGATCCTCGACGAGGCGCAGACCGGGTTGTGCCGGACCGGCGACTGGTACGCGTTGCAGCGCGACGGGGTAGTACCGGACATCCTCACCCTCTCCAAGACCCTCGGCGCCGGCTTTCCGCTCGCCGCCGTGATCACCACGGCCGAGATCGAATCGGCCGCCCACGACCGCGACTTCCTCTTCTTCACCACCCATGTCTCCGACCCCTTGGTCGCGGCCGTCGGCAACACCGTCCTAGACGTCCTCACCCGAGACCACCTAGACGAACAAGCCGCCAAACTCGGCGCCTACCTCCGCGCCGGCCTAGAGGAACTAGCCGGCCGCCACCCCGTCATCGCCGACATCCGCGGCCGCGGCCTCCTGCTAGGCGTGGAACTGGGCGGCCCCGAGGCCGACCAACTAGGTGCCGCCGTCACCCGCCGCTGCCTCGAACTAGGCCTTCACATGAACATCGTCCAACTCCCCGGCATGGGCGGCGTCTTCCGAATCGCCCCACCCCTAACCGCCACCGAGGAAGAACTCTCCCTAGGCCTCGAGATCCTGGATCAGGCCCTGGACAGACCTCGATAATGCTCGGCATGCCTCAGATCAGCGTTGAGTACTCCGAGTCCCTGACCGACACGTTCGACCGGCGCGGATTCGCGTTGGCTCTTCACCCGGCCGCGGCCGAGCTGATCGGTAGTGCCCTGCCTGGCTTCAAGACCCGATTCCGTACGACCGGCGAGACCGTCATCGGCGACGGCAACCCGGGCCAGGCGATGATCCACATCGAGCTGGCGATCCTCCCCGGCCGCGACGCCGAGACGAAGGCCCGCCTGGGCGAACTGACCCTGGCCCTCCTGTCCGACCACCTCAAGCCCACCAAGGACCTGAACACCCAGCTGACCGTCGAGATCCGCGACCTCGCCAGCTACCACAAAAAGGTCCTGGCCCCCTGAAGGACGGCCAGCGGTTACGGCACGTGTGGTCTTGGTGACTGCGAGGCGACCCCTTGCTGGTTAAGGGCTCTGATGCTCGCGCAGGGGCCGCGGGAAATGGTAAGACGGCGAGATGCAATTGCCCTCAGCATCCTTTCTCTCGGCTGCCGCGGAGCCGCTTTACCGTGCGGCCGTCGTGGGCGGGAGGACGAGCTTGGAGGTACTGGCCGAGCGTGCCGGTATGGACTGCGCGGCTGCTGCGGACGAGGTGAAGGCGCTGGCCGCCATCGGTCTACTCGAAGTGAGTGACGGCGGGATCGAGGCAGTCGCTCCGCGGATTCCGTTGGAGCAGGTGGCGGCTGAGCATGTGAGGGCTGCTGACGCCACTCGTCAGATCGCCTCGGTTTTTGCCGACATCTGGAGCGAGGCCGGCGACCGCTCGAGCTTCGTGGAGGTCGTCACGGACGAGGCGCGGTGCGTGGCAGTCGAGGCCAAGCTGATGGATGACACTGTCTCGACCGTCGACGGTTTGTGCATCGGCCCGGTCTCGCCGCGGAAGGCCCAGACCGGGATGGAGATCCCGCGGCCTGGCGTGGTGGTCGGATTCTTTGCGGCGATGGAACGCGGCGTGCGAGCCCGCGGGCTCTATGGCGTCTCGGTTCTCGAGGACTTCGAAGGACTTGCCGCAGTTCATCAGTGCATCGCGGTCGGCGAGCAGGCGCGGGTCTTCGCCCAGGTACCGCTCAATCTCATGCTGTACGACGACAAGCGTGCGCTGCTGTCGGTTCCTGGCCAGAAAGGGGCACGGCGGTCACTCATCATCGTCCACGAGTCCGGCCTGCTCGACTCCTTGGTGGGCCTCTTCGACGTCTTCTGGCAGATGGGTGTGCCGCTGTCGGCGGAGTCTCAGGTGGTCGACGCGTT
This region includes:
- a CDS encoding gamma carbonic anhydrase family protein, which translates into the protein MPLYSFEGVSPTVHPEAWIAPTATLVGNVIVEKDASIWYGVVIRADLGQIIIREGANIQDNSVLHNNTGICEIGKNVTIGHQCLVHDCTIGEQALIGNGAIVLDGAVVGARTLVAAGATVTPGSVIPPESVALGSPAKKIIPLEGNAKLFVDHNATIYHELAKRHAASVEQVG
- a CDS encoding LysR family transcriptional regulator produces the protein MDVELKQLRVLVAIVDAGSFTDAALDLGVSQAAVSRTLAALEQTLKVRLLHRTSRTIALTPTAAQLVPRARRLLAEMNELVREATSGHARLRVGHAWSALGRHTATFQRRWAELHPDVDLLLVRTNTASGGLAEGACDLAVVRTPPDEKHFAVTEVGLEHRFVAMAVDDPWARRRSIKLDEVRARTVLCDRRTGTTTADLWPAGGQPKLEDTADVDDCLARIAAGGVVSITPESTATQYGRAGVVFRPLRDAPPVAVRVIWPRHDPHPATQDAVALITEVYQA
- a CDS encoding EamA family transporter codes for the protein MTVEATVRPVAVAPDSGRASGVLMMLSSALSNQVGAATGSLAFPALGPAGVVAVRQWVAAVLLVGITRPPFRSFTRREWLPVLGLAAVYAVMNLTLYTAIDRIGLGLAVTLEFLGPLAIALTASRRKLDLLCALVAGAAVAVLMRPQPTTDYLGLALGLVAAACWAAYILLNRTLGTRLPSAQGAAAASTVSALVYLPVGLWIFLHHQPSLRYVAYAVAAGVLSSAVPFLVDLVALRRVPAGFFGLFMSANPLLAVLVGWVVLGQTLGLVEWLAIAAIVAANSASVLRGRFLE
- a CDS encoding nitroreductase/quinone reductase family protein; amino-acid sequence: MPSDFSLKAMNAVHRVFLKLTGGKVGWRALDMPVLRLTTVGRKSGQPRSVMLTSPIQEGSTLVVVASRGGDDTHPAWFLNLRDNPEVEVSFQGAPTQRMHARAATPEERDRLWPLVVADHKNYAGYQTRTAREIPLVLLEEPSA
- a CDS encoding response regulator transcription factor, giving the protein MRVLIAGVDQSFVAATARELRRLSMAVDVCHEGGGALERIGLHDYDVVVLDADLPSVPADELVRKVVASGEGPRLLLLTHSTEAKDRVEGLAIGADDVLSRPFETVELVARIQALGRRSVRAVPPVRRWQGVVLDLPRHQASREGRFLQLSPKEFAVLDVLMRADGVVVSAEELLEKAWDENADPFTNAVRVTMMTLRRKLGPPGLIETVPGVGYRLR
- a CDS encoding aminotransferase class III-fold pyridoxal phosphate-dependent enzyme; this encodes MDQHLVRYLGPGAFSPDLIDHAAGSFLFTEDGRRILDFTSGQMSAILGHSHPDIVATVRRQIGELDHLFSGMRLRHQATSPSRCPSARLGRSTGNSNWTSGSS
- a CDS encoding aminotransferase class III-fold pyridoxal phosphate-dependent enzyme → MPVGKVGPLDWQQQLDLGFELIDAQSVGSLAACIVEPILSSGGILEPPVGYLAALQQKCRERGMLLILDEAQTGLCRTGDWYALQRDGVVPDILTLSKTLGAGFPLAAVITTAEIESAAHDRDFLFFTTHVSDPLVAAVGNTVLDVLTRDHLDEQAAKLGAYLRAGLEELAGRHPVIADIRGRGLLLGVELGGPEADQLGAAVTRRCLELGLHMNIVQLPGMGGVFRIAPPLTATEEELSLGLEILDQALDRPR
- a CDS encoding 5-carboxymethyl-2-hydroxymuconate Delta-isomerase, giving the protein MPQISVEYSESLTDTFDRRGFALALHPAAAELIGSALPGFKTRFRTTGETVIGDGNPGQAMIHIELAILPGRDAETKARLGELTLALLSDHLKPTKDLNTQLTVEIRDLASYHKKVLAP
- a CDS encoding helix-turn-helix transcriptional regulator, with translation MGGRTSLEVLAERAGMDCAAAADEVKALAAIGLLEVSDGGIEAVAPRIPLEQVAAEHVRAADATRQIASVFADIWSEAGDRSSFVEVVTDEARCVAVEAKLMDDTVSTVDGLCIGPVSPRKAQTGMEIPRPGVVVGFFAAMERGVRARGLYGVSVLEDFEGLAAVHQCIAVGEQARVFAQVPLNLMLYDDKRALLSVPGQKGARRSLIIVHESGLLDSLVGLFDVFWQMGVPLSAESQVVDALGGPGSGEQQLLSYLAAGLTDEAIARDLGVSARTVGRRIARLEEVLGAHSRFQLAIQASRRGWI